The Phalacrocorax carbo chromosome 28, bPhaCar2.1, whole genome shotgun sequence genome segment GGCCCTAGTCCTCTCCAGTGTCTGATGTCTTTTCCTGGGCTTTGCCAAAGCCCACGAGGGGCCCTGCTTCTCTTCAGAGTGCCCCAGGGCTTTTACCACACTTTGCTCATGTCCAGACAGGGCTCTCCTTCATTCCAGAGAGCATGACGGCTTTAGCCAGGCTTTGTTGAATCCCACAAGAGGccctgctgccttccagagTCACCAACAGCTTTTGCCAGGCTTTCCTAAGGCCCATGTGGggctctgctgccttccagagTGTCTTGATGGCTTTTCTCAGGCTTTCCCAATGCCCACAGGGGCCCTGCTTCCTTCTAGAGTGCCTCAGGGCTTTTGCTGGGCTTTGCCGACACCTGCGTGTGGGATGCTCAGGGGGGTTATGTGGATGGGTGCAGGGTGTGGGgcttggggctgggggccagATTTGGGTCTGGGTGCAAATTGGTGCTGAGCGGAGTATGGTGCTGGGTGTAGGTGGGTGCaagggaaggcagagggagTGCAGAGTGGACACAGGGGGAGTGCTGGGGGTAGTGCCGGGTGCGCGTAGGGTGGCTGTGGGGATTGCAGGTGGGAACTGGGGCTCAGCTGTCACGGTGCCCTGCAGTGCTCGGCCAAGCACAGGCCAGGGGTGCAGCACATGGCAGTGGCGTGCCTGGCTGTGGATGCCAAGGCAACACCGGCAGAGACAACAGAGCAGATGAATGTCACCTCCTGGAGTGGTCCCCAGACCTACAGCCCTGCATAAGCCCTCCCCCACCCTCTACCTCTCCCACTGGTTCATCACAGGAGCCCCTGAGTCCCCACACCTGGCCGTGGAGTGccctgtccccccatcccacagatGCCTACCTGTGAGCTTCCCTCCCCCTCACCATGGATGCCTGGCCATGGGGTACCCATGCCCCCACAGTGCTCCCAAGCATGCCGAGGGCACCTAGGCATGGGAGGCACAGTGCCTGACCCCCAAGAAGACCTTCAGCACCCTCTGTGCCCCCCAATTCAAACCCAGCACCAAGCATTCCTGCAACACCCACCCCTGCACCCTGGAGCTCAGtaaggggcaggagggggcctGGGgtgccaggatgctggtggcccCAGTACCCTGCCCCTCAGTTTCCCCCCACCAGCAGACAATAGTTGCAGGGACACATAATCCAGCTGTGCAGTGGTGGTCCAGGCCCAGTTCTACGTCTGCTGGGCCACCCGTGCCCacaacccaccaccaccacccctggCCCACAGCTCCCCGGGGCCCCGCAGTCACCCCTGGCCTGCAGGATGCCTCCAGAGGGACAGCAGTCCCATGGGGCAAATTAATATGGCAACCCATCTGCTTCCAATAGGGATATGGGGGCATGGGCTATGCAACACACATGCCCCTGTCAGGGGCCATGCTTCTCTCTGgcctgtccccagtgtccccatagGCACTGCCCCAGGACATCCCAGAGTCCTGCCTGTTCCCTGCACCACTCCTGGGCACCCCACAGGACATGCACATCAGTGCTGGGGTGCAcggggcacccccagccctagCAGGGTGTGGGACTGAGGCTGAGCCAAGTGGGACAAGGCTATTCAGGGCACAGGTCACGGGGCTGTTAGCAGCATGCcagatgtggggctggggactgGGTGCTGGCCGCAGGCATGGGTGCTGCTGGAACACCATGTCCTGCCAGCACATTCCTGCCTGAGTCACTGTCGGCGCCTGCCTGGGCAAGTCCACAgccacagccccacagcagccccacgCTGGCGCCACGCAAGGCCCACGCCAGCACCACTCCACGCCCTGCAGCTAAGCTAGCCCCACACACACGCACTCAAACCCTGCCCCGATCCGTGCATATGCACATGTATAAGTGCCCATATCCCCACTCACCCCTATGCCCCCCCACGTTATAAACCCTACAACTGCAGAGCCCCACCCACAACCTGTACCCCCCCACACCCTATACACATATCCTATACGCCTTATAACCCCCATACCCTGTACTCCCTCAAGCCACACAAACACTGCTGTATCCCACGCTCACACTATTTACACCCCCATACCTCAATATGCACACCCTGCACACCTCATAACTCCCATGCCGGGAGGAATGAGGCATCcaggcaaggaggaggaggagggaggccTTTGTCAGGGGAGCCTtctgcccagggccaggcttGTGAGCCGGGGGAGGCGAAGGGTGGGGGGTGTTTCTGCTAGCACCCTGGTGTCACCCCAGGGCCTGGGAGGGGGATGGGCCACACCGGATGCCTGGGTTCCTGGAAGAGGTCCACATGACTTCCCATATGCTATTATCAGCCCGTGTTGCTGGGCAGAGTTTTGCCAGGTGGGCCAGAACCCAAGGGTGCACACCAAcacccagccctggcaccctgaGAGGGGCCAGAGCAGGTGGGGGCAGTGGGGCCCAACCCCTGGGCTCAGCCCACAGAGGGGACCGGAGCCCACTGTCCCTCCCCGCAGGGGATGGCATGGGACCCAAGACGACCACCCAGCTGGCCTGGTGACACACCCTTCCGCTGGgagtcgggggggggggggggggggctgaagCCTGACAGGCTCATTACAGCCGTGAAGTGACAcctcaccccacccccgccTGCTGAAACCAATAACCAAATATTTGTCATCTCAGCCCAAATGAGTCACCCGCCCACATgccccacagccttcccccaCAGGGACAATTCCAGGGAGCTTGTGGGGGGGAAGGGCAGGTGGTCCCCGGCACCCACTCATGGCCACCCTGACAAGCCCAGGGCTGTTTCTCTGGGGGGAGGGCAGTGCCAGAAagcccctctccccccaaaGCCTCTGCGTTTCAAGGACCTGCCCCTGAAGTGGGGAAGGAACTGTCCACACCCAGTCACCCTGACTCAACTCCCAGGGGCTCCTCAGACCCAGCTCCACACtgacccccccaacccctgcaagacactggctttgggaaggggctggcagcACTGCCCTGCCCCACAGATGGGGGAAGCACTGTGCCAGCAAGATAGGGGCACAGCTGCCAAGCAGCTTCCCCAACCACCTAGAACCCCCCCCAGAGAGGAAAGGGACACATTTGGGGCAAAAGCAGCCCAGGCTCCCGTCACGAGAAATAACATATTACCCAGGCCCCTAACACAGGACTGGGGCCACCAAGCCAGAAGTGGGCAGgaattgggattttttttttgcccagccAGGggattttctgcatttgcatgTAGCCCCCACCCACAAGCAGCATACATCAATGTGGGCTTTCAGACAACCACCCTGCCAGAGGCAGCAAGGCCAGATCCTGGTTCAGCCCCATGTggtgcagcagagagcaggagggGGAGGGTGCTACTTATCCAGTGCTTCCCACTCCCAGCACCAGGCAGCATCCAAAAGCACAGCAAATGAGTGAGAAATGCCCACCTCCCTCTTTCCCAGGAATCCCAGGCAAAGGGGGACCCCAAATCATCCAGGCTAGGTGCTAAAAATGCCCCTAACCTGCAACCCCCGCCCCACACACCATCAGACACAGCGGCCGCTTTAattcccccccacaccctcttATTTACACAAAAGGTTCGGAGAAGTCAAAGCCGGCTTCTGCGAAAAGCCCTCGCTGGAGCGGAAGAGGAAGCCCCAGTTTATCGGCACCAAGCCAGGCATTATCAGAGCGCTGCGGCTTCCAGGAAGCCCTAGCAGCCCcgacaccccccacccaccaGCACCTTTGCATATTTCCATGGCAAAGGCCCAGCTTTGCATGAGGGCCCCACTGCACCTCGGGGGGACCAAACAGGCCCAAAATAGCCTGCAAAgacacagcatttaaaaaaaaaaaaaccctacaccacagaaaaacccacaccaaaaaaaaaacattttgcaatatCTGCTATAGCAGGGCTGAGCCACCAGCTTGTTTTTGGTAGCGAGGTCCTCGCCAGCACTGCAGGAAGCTGTTGCCTCTCCCCTGCCTTGCCCTATCTGCAGTGTGGCTTGATGGCCCATAGGGCTGGAGCCACCCTCAGTTTTTGGGGTAGGGAAGAGCTTTGCCCCCCAGGCAGGGGATTTTCCAGTCAAGGCTCCCACAGCAGAACTGGTCCTGGCAGGAAGAAGCTGTTAATCAAAGCCCTGCCCAAGCAAGGTCTGCCCATAACCGGGCTGCgctctccagccccaggcaggctgTGCACTTCCTCCCTCCGCAACCTGCAGGAATTGAAACTCAGAGGCCACAGGGCAGGGGACAGTCTGGGGGAGCAAGATCCCCCTAAAGAGGCCTCCTCAGCCACTGCAACCCCAGCTTGCTCTGCCCAGGCGGAGGAGGGACAAGACTAATGCTAGATGACTAAAGCCACACAAGTGTCCCCCCTGTCTTGGGAGGGGCAAGGagcacagctcagccccaggctCGGGGAAGAGTCTCCTCTCCTCAAGGCTGCAGGCCCCTGCCTTGCTGATACAGGGGGTGACAAGCCCCAGCTGCCAAGGGCAGACCCCCAGAGAGCCACAGCACACCTCAGGGCACCGCAGGAAAAGCTGTTTCGGAAGGCACAGGCACTGAGCACAAGGTGCCTCGCAGAGGACTTTCCCCACCCACATacacagtgaagaaaagacCACCTCAGCAGGTAGCAGCTCCAAGGAGCCCTGACGGGTGCCACAAGACACCCAGAGCAGTTTTCTACAGCCCGCAGAGGCTTTCTAATAATGATGAGGCTGTGGGACACCCCAGAGACAGCATCCATGCAAAGAGGCCCAcatcagcaaagcagagcaggaacACGTAGCACATCAGCATCTCATTACAGCAAGTGGCAACTTTTATGTTAGACGATTGAGAACAAGACATTTATTGACAAAACTAAGTGCTTGTTCAGCAAACAAGCAGGCCTGACAATAGCACCATCTTTCAGCTCTCCACTTGGGTTTCCATCGGGCATCACTCAGGCTGCAGGTCAAGAACCACTGATGGGCATGTTCCTCGCTGTGCAGGACCTGGTCCCACAGAGTAGAGCTCCCCAGGAGCCAACCGGTCCATGGCCACAGGGCATGAGGCAGATGAGCACTACAAGCCCACTGAGAAGCAACGCTACCAGCTGGGGACCAGGGACCAAGCCCAGGGCTGGCACTGACGGACTTGCACAAGCTGCAGATCCAAGCCGACACGTTTTATTCTGCTCCAGAACATTTACATTCAAACATCAGCTTTGTTCCACTCATGGCTTAGAGCatcaaaatgaaaggaagacaAGGAAGTGACTGATACAGACTTCCGCAGCTCCCTACCCACTCGAAGGGCTAGAATAACcaaaaaatttaaagtaaaacacAAACATCAACTGTTGCCAGCAAGCTGTGGGCGCAATGAGAGTCCACCAGGCCACTGATCCTTGCTACACTCCCTGGCAATGTTGCTCAAGTACATCAGAGAAAGGCTTGTTTGGGTCAAGGCAGGAGACGGCTTCGCCACAAAAATGCTACTTCACATGAGGCATGAAGTACAGTGCACCCATAATCAGTTCTACCACATTCAAAATTCCCCCTTTTTGTATCATTAACTCTGTAAAAATGTACATATTCTACAGATTTATACATATTTACAGGTTTTCTACAGCCTCCCGATTCCATGTGGGGTTTTACATACTTACAAATGTACTCCCTATTTTTAAACTGCCTGTGTGTGGTGAGTCACATCAGTGTAGCCAAGATCAGCCAGACAGGCCAGTGTGGCTGTGTCACAGCTGGTGGTGGCTACTGCCCTGAGCCGTGctcacaccccccacaccccagccactcctctgcctgctcagtGACCTGGCTGAAGCCCTGCGGGGAAGGAAGGGGCCATGCAGGGCTCCAGCACCCCATGTTCTGGCAACAGGTTGCGCATCTTGACTTCTGGCACGGCTCTACCACTTCTGGAGGGCGGATGCATGCAGAGCCAGCAGCGGCTGAAGGCCTGCTCACCAGCACACCTGGGGCAGGCACGGGCTCACACAATGCCCAGCATTCAATGCTTCTGCTCCAACAGAAAAGCCGCAAGTTTAAGCGGGACACCAGCAGCAGAAGATGCTATTTCCAGAAACCCACAACCACAACTCTGAAACATCTGCTCCATGTACAGCTGCCGTGCCAAGCCCAGGCGGCTTCAGTCCAGACAAGAGCTGCTGGTGCTCACTGGCTTGCTGCTAGGCAGATCGGCTCCCTCCAGGATAAAACTGAAGCAGTCCACTTGAGCTTTCTGTCATCATCCTCTTGAAGGAAGCAGAATATCAATTCTTCCACTTTCTGTTCCCAGAGCAATAAATCCTCATCGGTACCCACAATCTGACCAGATCACACCTTCCTTCTTAAGAAAGGATTGCTCATAGGATCACTACATATTCTCTTTGGGTCTCTCAAGTCCAGCTTCATAAGTATTCACAGGAGGAAGTGATCACCTCACCAGCCCCAAAGAGAGCTGGGCCACCCAGGGTTTTGTCCCTCTGCAGCATACCCTGGCTCACCGGATCATGTAGGCCAAGCTTGCTCCCAGTCCAGCCACGCCTGCAAACGCCATCAGTACATTTCTGATGCTGCCTTCCAGGTCCTCGACTCGAAAGAAGTCAACAAAGCCCTCCtaggagaaagaagggaaagtcATTTCCCCACCAATGACCCTTTTTTGGCAGGAAGGCATGGAAAGCCTTTTTCCCCAGCAgagtgggctgggggacagcCGACCCAGCACACCCACCAAGAGTGCTCCCCCACACTCagtacagccacagcctgacccACAGAGGTAGCAATCAGGAGGCAGCACCAACACAGCTGTGGACCAGCTTCAAGCAAGCTCAGCACACCCAGGATTGAGTTGGCCGTGGGAATGCTGCCCCCACCACACTGGGCAGGGCACATTTTTAGTTCAAGACTGCTTCAGGCAGCTCATTGTAAGAAGCCTCCTGAAACAGCAGAACTCCAGCTAGACGTTTCAGACTGTGGTTTTAACTGGAACAGTGAGTCATCTCTGTGCTTTGCTGACACATGTGGTTGTCAAGTGAGCAGGTCacagaaataggaaaatacTGGATTGTTCCGAAAAGCTCACAGTGCTCGGACAGGCAGTGACTCACCCAGCCTCCCTGGCTCAGCAGCCACTCGCGCTTAGATGAGACGAGTGCATCCGTGATGATCCCTGCCAGCGAGCTGATGCACCTCTCCTGGTTTATGCTCTTCAGGTGTTTCGCAACAAAGGCACCAAACGAGATGAGCGTCACCACTCGACCCCAGTTTGTTACTCCATCACTGAACAAGTGCGCAGCCACTTCACACACTGACTGCAGATCTTCCTCTTTCTGGATTTCCAGCTTCCGAAGCATTCCTGCAAGAGATGCTGGTTTAGAGACAGGCACGCACACGACACTGAATAGCCCCAAAGGCCACcagtgagaagcagcagcccCCACACTCTAGGTCCAAAAGCTCCAAGAGTCACAGCAGAGTGTCAGTGGTGGACAGCAAATACCTGCCTCCTTCTGCAGAGGGCTCTGCTGCTCACACTTGCACAAGCCAGACTAAAAACCAGACCATAACCCGTTTCTAGTTCCTTCTTCCCCACCTTGGCCACAGCTGCGATCTCTGTGCACGTCACACTGCCTTATCTCACAAGGGCTTTAAAGCACATAAGTCTGTTTGCAGCCTGGTGCAAACCCTGCCCCTTGAACTGAAACAAAGGACAGTCACCTACAGCCAGGTAGATGTGTTGCCATTTTATTAATGTGGTTTTAGTGACTAAAACAACAGAACTCCCCAGTTTGGCCTGCAATGCCCCCTCATGAATAAGCAAACAGGACAAGCCTTTACGAAACTGAAAGGCATTGCTTCTTGTTGCTCAAACTAACAGGAAGCCTTCCTGGAGCCAGTTCCTCTTCTGCACACACGAAGGTAACCATCCCTTGAGAAGCCTCAGATACCAATGCCAGCTTGCACTGGTCTGAACATTCCACCCAAGCATGGCTCATTCAACAAACACATCCGTGCATTTGGCCAGGGTAACTGAACCCACAGACTTCCACATCAGCACAGCTAAGGGCACGAGCAAGAAACTGAAGCCCTTTGTGgtaacaaaaagaaaccaaacaaacctgGAACATCAGCCTGCAAGAAGGAAGGCATTTTACCACATGCCGTCTCAAGAGGAAATGCAGACATTACCCTCCTGTGCCAGGCACCATCCTGATCTGGGATCAGACAGTGCAGCATGCCAAAGGTAGTCCCAGCACAAGCCCCAAGACCAGgagcccagccccaccaccccaaTGGCTCAAACTAGCCCCAAAACAGCTTATTTCTGAGGTACACAAAAACGGGTCAAAATGGTCGGTTCTCACTTCCAGTCCACTCGCTCATCCAAGTCCAGGCACTGGGGCTCAGGTTTCTATGACTATTCTAGGACTCATCAAAAGTGGGCAAAATGCACTAAAATAACTGTAACCCAAGCACGTTGTCCAGGAGAATTTCTCCCCCAGAAACCCTGTTCCACCTGAGCCAGGGGTGTGAGCAGTTTGAACTCCTGAGCTAACTAATCTTTGGACGTTTAGGATTATTTGCACGTAGTCATGCTGAGCAAAGCAGGGTGCAAGGAGGAACTGGGGCTAATCTGTAACTACATTATCTCCTCTGCACACGTTACCAGCGGTTTTTCCACCTCCCGATCGAACAAAGTTCAGTTTCGTTTTTTAATCGCTTCTCAGCTGTTTTAACTCCCTCGATACCAAGGGTCACATCCCATCCGCTAAGTGGCCCGGCTCaggcgccccctccccccctcgctggggcggggcggggggtggccCAGAGGCCTCGCTCCAGCCCCAAGGGCCAGCGCCGgccccgcagcccacccaccctgAGGGcccacacacacacgggggCAGGATCCCCCGAGGGACCCGCATCCCTGGGCCACTCTtcgcgcccccgccccgcacagtgcccgctccccgcccgccgggGGGAAGCCGGCCGCCACTCACCCTGGAAGGCGAGTTCGTGCTTCTGCATGACGCCGTCGCCCACCCTCCGCAGCGTCTCCAGCGCCTTCTCCATGATGGCATCGCCCGATCCGCCGGGCCGGCCGGGCCCGCCCAGCAGCCCCGGGAAGAGCTTCTTCGCGACGGGCTCAGCCTCGCCGGCCGCCTCCCGCAGGTAGCGACTGATAAGCTCCAGCGAGTCGTGCCGCAGCCCATCGGGCGTCTCCGGCGGCTCGGGCGGCGTACCGGGCAGCGAGTCCCCCGCCGGGCCACGCTCGGCCTCGGGCTCGCAGCCGTCCAGCTCCTCCTCGGGGCTCCACAGCGCGCCCGGCCGCGCCGCGGGGGGCAGCGCCGCGCAGGGGGCCGCGCCGCGGGCAAACAGCGCGCGGGGGGGCTCagggcggccggcggcggcccaGGCCCCCGCGGAGCCAATGAGGGCACGGGGTACCTCAGCGGCGGCTccgggggctgcggcgggtggcggcggggccgggcccccTCCCGGCGAGGCCGGCGCCagggccgggccgccgccgcagtAGAGGTTGAAGCCGATGACGGCGTTCCGCTTCACAGCAAACATGGCGGCCAGAGCGCACCGGTGGCGAGCTGCGCGGGCGGGAGCGTCGCTGCCGCTTATATGGCGGCGAcaggggcggggcgcggcgggggcggggcgaaGGCGCGCCGGTTCCGCTTCCGGCCCCGCTTCCGGCCCGGCGCTACGGGGTCGGGGGTTACGCCTCGCCGCGTCTTTTTGGGGTGAAAAAGGGCAAAACAATCGCTGCTTCTGCGGAGAGGCGCCTCTTCCGCCGGGCCTTGCTGCGGCCCCGAcaccctcccccagccctgccaggcccCACACCGGgtaccctccctcccctgctctgGCCCCCCCGGCCCTTGGAGCCGTGTAGGCTACCTCAGTGCTGGTACCACCCCCCcgcccaacaccaccaggcccTGCCATGCCCCACCCCgacccccccagcaccacgGGGTGCTGCAGTGCTCCAAGTCCTCCCGGCAAAGCTGGTCTCCACCATGGCCGCCCCCCTCCGCCAGCAGTAGGCACTCAGTCCTCGCAGCTTGCACCATTTTCTGAGGGGCTGCATGTCCCTCCCCTGCCTCAACTCCTGttctctttcagttttttgcaaaataaagcatCCCCTGGCAAGCCCGCGAGTGTGCAGCCAGTGGGACTGAAGCCCTCGTACACATGGAGCCAGGATGCCAAGTGTGATGTGCTCTGGTGAGAcactccaccaccacccccagtgctgcatccagctctggagtcctcaacACAGGAAAGACTGTTTGAGCAGGaccagaggaggccacaaaaatcaTCAGAGGGCTAGAACGGCTCTGCTATGAtgagaggctgagggagttggggttgttcagcctggagacgAGAAGGCTGCAcggagaccttattgcagccttttgaTACTTAAAGggagcttataagaaagatggggtcAGACTTTTTAATAGGGACTGTAGCGATAGGATAtgggttaatggttttaaactaaaaaggggagattcagactaggtataaggaagaaatgttttacgctgagggtggtgagacactggcacaggctgtccagagaggtggtggatgccccatccctggaagctttcaagatcaggttggacggggctctgagcagcctggtctagttgcagatgtccctgcccatggcagggagttgcactagatggcctctaaaggtcccttccaacccaaaccattctatgattctatgtcaCTTCCCACCTGCTTGGCATTTTACCTGCAACTGTCTGGTTGAAGACCTCTCCGACGTGGGCTCACTTAGCTGGACATTCATGGGGAACTGTCCCATTTCTTCCAGTCAGCGGTGGGCTGCCTCACATCTCTCCCGTTACTTGCAACCTCCTTGCATCCACAGGCTCTGGGAGGGCAGCGGGCCACATCTGGCCGGGGCGGGTTGTGAAAGGTCTGGTGGGTGCCCCGGGAGGCCAGACCTGCCCTGACATGACCCATCACCTGGGGCACCCCAGGGGCACTTCGGCCAGCTTCAGCATCGTTGGGGCACCAGCTCTCAGTTCCGGTCTTCCCTTGCCACAAGCCCCTCCTTCACCCCCTGGGTCTGAGCCTGATGCCCTCAAAATCTGCCCTGGTTTGGGCAAAACTTGGCTGGGGAAGAAGCCACAGTGATCTGTGCCAATGCGGGTGGATCAGACACTCCCCGGAGAGGGAAATGCCGTGGCTTTGCTCTGGGGTggtaagaaaggaaaggaggtcTCCCAAGCACCCCTTTGCCAGACCCCTTGCTAGGGCCGTGTCCTGGGGACTGCACTCTGCTCCACCCCCGCCTCTTCGAAAggctgggatggagggaggggtGCAGGTGCAAAGGTGGCTGCCGTTCTGCAGAGCTCACCTGGAGGGATTTCTGCCTGAGGAGCCAAGAACCACTGCAGCTCAACCCACTCCACCCTCAGGGCCTTTTTGTGCCTAACCAGTCCAAGACACCGGAAACTGGGATTTGAGGGCCCCAGAAATCACACCCCAGTTACCCTCTCTGAAGGCAGGGCAGGGTTTCCCTGCAGGCCCTGACGGCAGGCAGGTGGCCAGGCTGGCAATGCCGGGGAACACGTGCTGGGGCCTCTCTGCACCACCGCTCTGTCCAAAGGCCACCCACACACCCTGtggcagcagagccccagccccCACCTGGGAAGGGGACATCAGCCCCAGGTCACCCAGCTGACGCACCACAGCGTCACAATCTGAGATGTGACGGGAGCCAGAACCTGGGCCAGGACCCAGAGCATGgcggggggagtggggggtgggtgtgtgtctGGTTTCCCACCTGCCCCACAGGTGGGCTTGCTGCTGAACCCTGAACAGCCCTGTAAAAGGGACCCAGGGAACTCCTGCCCACCCCGACAGCAGGGCCTCAGGGGCAGGCAATCCTTGGGATTTGGCAGAAGGAACCCCAGATGTGGGGATAAAATGCCAGATGTGGTGAGAGAACACCAGCACAGCTCAAATAGGGCTTTCTGctccagggaggcagcaaggaCACAAGGAGATGCCACCACAAAGCAGCACCTCTTTGCGCAGTGTTTTTGGGGACAGAAACCACAGCAAACTCAAGCATCGGTCACTGTCCGGAGCACCGCTGTGCACCAGCAGGAACCACAAAGGAGGAAGCTGCAGTGAATCCCATGCCCCAAAGTGCTCTTGCCCCAGATCTTACAAGAAACGGGGATGTGTATCCACCCCGGGTGCCCCTTCAGCAGCTCCTTTCCCAGC includes the following:
- the MCL1 gene encoding induced myeloid leukemia cell differentiation protein Mcl-1; protein product: MFAVKRNAVIGFNLYCGGGPALAPASPGGGPAPPPPAAAPGAAAEVPRALIGSAGAWAAAGRPEPPRALFARGAAPCAALPPAARPGALWSPEEELDGCEPEAERGPAGDSLPGTPPEPPETPDGLRHDSLELISRYLREAAGEAEPVAKKLFPGLLGGPGRPGGSGDAIMEKALETLRRVGDGVMQKHELAFQGMLRKLEIQKEEDLQSVCEVAAHLFSDGVTNWGRVVTLISFGAFVAKHLKSINQERCISSLAGIITDALVSSKREWLLSQGGWEGFVDFFRVEDLEGSIRNVLMAFAGVAGLGASLAYMIR